In Bdellovibrio bacteriovorus, the following are encoded in one genomic region:
- a CDS encoding TIGR02147 family protein, which produces MRTNLSVTQFTDYRSFLLAHAQDMKTSRRNWSYGSWAQSLGLKATSSITKIINGEREPGPQITEQLISYFKFNHKQAQYFRDLVKLHKIKHDPRLSVLLMEKMGKEHPDAQVRIMDDKSFSVISNWYYLALREFCRMHGFKEDPEWIADNFLFKVTPRDVSNAIKVMLELELLKRNSKGYLQLAEGRLDTTNDVTSEAIKRYHEQMLENAKQALRKVSVQEREISAISLVMSSANMEAAKELIRDFKIKFEKLMEEDTGDQVVQLQIQLFPLTNKIQRSVK; this is translated from the coding sequence ATGCGAACAAATCTAAGCGTCACCCAATTCACCGACTATCGCAGTTTTTTACTGGCTCATGCTCAGGACATGAAAACTTCGCGCAGGAATTGGTCTTACGGATCTTGGGCGCAATCGTTAGGGTTAAAGGCCACTTCTTCCATTACAAAAATCATCAATGGTGAACGAGAGCCCGGCCCGCAAATCACCGAACAATTGATTAGCTATTTTAAGTTCAACCATAAGCAGGCGCAGTACTTTCGTGATTTAGTAAAACTGCACAAAATCAAACACGATCCCCGTCTGTCGGTTTTGTTGATGGAAAAAATGGGCAAAGAACATCCCGACGCTCAAGTGCGCATCATGGATGACAAAAGCTTTTCAGTGATCTCCAATTGGTATTACCTGGCTTTGCGCGAATTCTGCCGCATGCATGGCTTTAAAGAAGATCCGGAATGGATTGCAGATAATTTTTTATTCAAAGTCACCCCTCGGGATGTTTCTAACGCCATCAAGGTGATGTTGGAGTTGGAGTTATTAAAACGCAACTCCAAAGGATATCTGCAACTGGCCGAAGGCCGCTTAGATACCACGAACGATGTCACCAGTGAAGCCATCAAACGCTATCACGAGCAGATGCTTGAAAACGCCAAACAGGCTTTACGCAAAGTCTCGGTTCAAGAGCGAGAGATCTCGGCCATTTCACTGGTAATGAGTTCTGCCAATATGGAAGCCGCTAAAGAGCTCATTCGCGATTTTAAAATAAAATTTGAAAAATTAATGGAAGAGGACACGGGAGACCAGGTTGTTCAGCTTCAGATCCAGCTATTCCCTCTGACAAACAAAATACAAAGGAGTGTAAAATGA
- a CDS encoding DMT family protein: MMQTITPISLLVLSNIFMTFAWYGHLKSFKESALWVAIMVSWGIAFFEYVLQVPANRMGYQHFTLPQLKIIQEVITMVVFAGFSVLYMKQSLKLDFLWAGLCLVGAVYFIFRGN, encoded by the coding sequence ATGATGCAAACAATCACCCCTATCAGTCTTTTGGTTCTTTCGAATATTTTTATGACTTTTGCGTGGTACGGCCACTTAAAGTCCTTTAAAGAGTCCGCTTTGTGGGTCGCCATCATGGTCAGCTGGGGGATCGCTTTTTTTGAATATGTGCTGCAAGTCCCGGCCAACCGCATGGGTTATCAACACTTCACCTTGCCGCAATTAAAGATCATCCAAGAGGTGATCACGATGGTGGTCTTTGCCGGGTTCTCAGTTCTCTATATGAAACAGTCTTTAAAGCTAGACTTCCTGTGGGCGGGTTTATGCCTAGTGGGGGCTGTTTACTTTATTTTCCGCGGAAACTAA
- a CDS encoding Na/Pi cotransporter family protein yields the protein MIDTHNSYFILLVSGVALFLYGMNIASSSLEKLMAGKITNLLNRLSQSKFLAILTGVILTTLMQSSGAVTSMLVGLGSAKVINLRQVMGVIIGTAIGTTLTVQLISLDLGSFALPVFAIAFAFYFKAKKTVFKNLSLVFMGFGLLFLGLNLITTSAHHFAENPMLTDLFQSVRDNPGYSLMISMVFCALVQSSAVTIGLAMSLAAVKAITFYDAMLWVYGANIGTTSVALIAAAGGNYIGRQVAWAHFFYKTISVVIFYPFTQVFIDFLMTFDTTMSRSIANAHLIFNVLSAVIFFPFINKGAELIEKMFPKAASEEFGTEFVNRNNYESSALAISYANREIQRTSDIVLGMIKDSIRLFESNDPKDFDSIKDRDNKVDFLYRETKMFLLDHANKSTTVVHQNIMNMIMFLSDLERAADAIDINILALAIKKNALKLEFSDQGWAEIRQMHEQVVKVASMAINAQQNPDLCEDAIQLKRELAKTEIGLRENHISRLNRGINVSINTSSIHLDLLSEYRRIASLLCNHAYSQRSNK from the coding sequence ATGATAGACACGCATAATTCCTATTTTATCTTACTTGTCAGCGGAGTCGCCCTTTTCCTTTACGGGATGAACATCGCGTCCTCCTCTTTAGAAAAATTGATGGCCGGAAAGATCACAAATCTTTTAAACCGTCTTTCGCAAAGTAAGTTCTTAGCCATCTTAACCGGGGTGATCTTAACAACCCTGATGCAAAGCTCAGGCGCGGTCACTTCGATGCTTGTCGGCCTGGGCTCCGCGAAGGTTATCAATCTTCGCCAGGTCATGGGCGTTATTATCGGCACCGCGATTGGAACAACACTCACGGTTCAATTGATTTCGTTAGACTTGGGCTCTTTTGCGCTTCCCGTTTTTGCGATCGCTTTTGCTTTTTATTTCAAAGCCAAGAAAACTGTTTTTAAAAATCTGTCTTTGGTTTTCATGGGCTTTGGTTTGCTGTTTTTAGGCTTAAACTTGATCACAACGTCAGCGCATCACTTTGCTGAAAATCCGATGCTGACGGACTTATTCCAAAGTGTTCGTGACAATCCGGGATATTCATTGATGATTTCCATGGTCTTCTGCGCGCTGGTACAGTCCAGCGCCGTGACCATCGGTCTGGCAATGAGTTTAGCAGCCGTCAAAGCCATCACGTTTTACGACGCCATGCTTTGGGTGTATGGCGCAAATATCGGCACGACTTCGGTGGCTTTGATTGCCGCTGCGGGCGGAAATTATATCGGCCGCCAAGTGGCTTGGGCGCATTTCTTTTATAAAACCATCAGCGTGGTGATCTTTTACCCCTTCACGCAAGTGTTTATTGATTTTCTGATGACCTTTGATACGACGATGTCGCGTTCTATCGCCAATGCGCATTTGATATTTAATGTGCTTTCAGCGGTGATCTTTTTCCCGTTCATCAATAAAGGGGCCGAGCTGATTGAGAAGATGTTCCCGAAAGCGGCGTCGGAGGAATTTGGTACCGAATTTGTGAATCGCAATAACTATGAAAGCTCGGCCTTGGCCATTTCCTATGCCAATCGCGAAATCCAAAGAACTTCAGACATCGTTTTAGGAATGATTAAAGATTCGATTCGTTTATTTGAGTCTAATGACCCCAAAGACTTTGACTCCATCAAGGATCGCGACAACAAGGTCGATTTCTTGTATCGCGAAACCAAGATGTTCCTTTTAGATCACGCTAATAAATCAACGACCGTGGTTCATCAAAACATCATGAACATGATCATGTTCTTAAGTGACCTTGAACGTGCGGCGGATGCGATTGATATCAACATCCTGGCGTTAGCCATTAAGAAAAATGCGTTAAAGCTTGAATTTTCAGATCAAGGTTGGGCGGAAATTCGCCAAATGCACGAGCAAGTCGTCAAAGTGGCTTCCATGGCCATCAACGCGCAACAAAACCCCGATCTTTGCGAAGACGCGATTCAGTTAAAACGCGAGCTTGCTAAGACCGAGATCGGCTTACGGGAAAATCACATCAGTCGTTTAAATCGCGGCATTAATGTCTCGATCAATACGAGCTCCATTCACTTGGATCTACTCAGTGAGTATCGTCGTATTGCCAGCCTTCTTTGCAACCACGCTTACAGTCAGAGGTCCAACAAATGA
- a CDS encoding YoaK family protein, whose amino-acid sequence MFSYQRTLSHYSRANVAIWLSMAFQAGAINTGGFLSCHRFVSHVTGFGTLIGAEAASGKWIHSLGMLLVPGFFIGGSMMSAYLVDRRIQTNRKPLYPTVMFLIFLLTSSVALAGGLGFFGDFGADIVHKDYILLAALCLACGLQNGTVTSAFGAIIRTTHLTGITTDLGIGLVRILTHSHKIQPRINEKRANWMRAGLIASFILGSFVSAQVYMIFEYWGFLIPSLIATILFFWSLIHFDEKLDTTE is encoded by the coding sequence ATGTTCTCTTATCAACGAACCCTTTCTCACTACAGTCGCGCGAATGTCGCGATCTGGCTTTCCATGGCTTTTCAAGCCGGCGCTATTAACACCGGTGGTTTTTTGTCGTGTCATCGCTTTGTTTCTCACGTCACTGGCTTTGGAACCTTGATTGGGGCGGAAGCCGCCTCGGGCAAATGGATTCATTCCTTGGGAATGCTGCTCGTCCCTGGATTTTTCATCGGCGGTTCCATGATGTCTGCTTATCTGGTGGATCGACGTATTCAAACCAATCGCAAACCTTTGTACCCCACCGTGATGTTTTTAATTTTCTTACTCACTTCGTCGGTGGCCCTAGCCGGTGGCTTGGGGTTTTTCGGAGATTTTGGGGCCGATATCGTTCACAAAGATTACATTTTACTGGCCGCCTTGTGTTTGGCATGTGGCTTACAAAATGGCACGGTCACTTCGGCGTTCGGTGCGATCATACGCACCACTCACTTAACCGGTATTACGACGGACTTAGGCATCGGCTTGGTACGAATCTTAACTCATTCTCACAAAATTCAGCCGCGGATTAACGAAAAGCGGGCGAACTGGATGCGTGCCGGTCTGATCGCTTCTTTTATTCTAGGCTCCTTCGTATCTGCGCAAGTTTACATGATATTTGAATATTGGGGCTTTCTCATTCCCTCTTTAATTGCTACAATTCTATTCTTTTGGAGTCTCATCCACTTTGATGAGAAATTGGACACCACAGAATGA
- a CDS encoding (deoxy)nucleoside triphosphate pyrophosphohydrolase encodes MSVLVVAAVIRRFADPEKRVLIVRRGPGQSGAGHWEFPGGKVERGESPEQALIREIEEELGLNIRVGAFIGEIEHSYPTKVIRLRVYWAESLHGELQLVEHDAAKWLLPSEIPREELSEADRPFVAKIQVEN; translated from the coding sequence ATGTCTGTACTTGTAGTTGCCGCCGTGATTCGCCGTTTTGCTGATCCAGAAAAACGTGTTTTGATCGTCCGTCGAGGGCCGGGTCAAAGCGGGGCCGGACATTGGGAGTTTCCCGGTGGAAAAGTCGAGCGTGGAGAGTCGCCTGAGCAAGCTTTGATTCGAGAGATTGAAGAGGAGCTGGGGCTCAATATTCGCGTCGGCGCTTTTATTGGTGAAATCGAGCACTCATACCCTACTAAGGTCATTCGGTTGCGTGTGTACTGGGCGGAGAGCCTTCACGGAGAGCTCCAGTTGGTCGAGCACGATGCGGCAAAATGGCTTTTGCCTTCAGAGATTCCGCGGGAAGAACTTTCCGAGGCCGATCGTCCCTTTGTGGCAAAAATCCAAGTGGAAAACTAA
- a CDS encoding thiol-disulfide oxidoreductase DCC family protein encodes MGNTNSQTDLKNRRIIFFDGVCHLCNSFVDTVVSLDKSHVFQFAPFQGETAKALLNDQDRNSLETVIYFEAGIPYRKSSAVIKILTKLGGPYKLLNLGWIIPRFLRDAMYGFVAKNRYAWFGKEETCRIPTPEERSYLLP; translated from the coding sequence ATGGGAAATACGAACAGCCAGACAGATTTAAAAAACAGAAGAATCATCTTTTTTGATGGAGTCTGTCACTTGTGCAATTCTTTCGTCGATACCGTCGTGAGCTTAGACAAATCTCACGTTTTTCAGTTCGCCCCCTTTCAAGGTGAAACCGCCAAAGCTCTTTTAAACGACCAGGATCGAAACAGTCTAGAAACAGTGATCTACTTTGAGGCAGGAATCCCCTATCGCAAATCTTCGGCAGTTATAAAGATCCTCACGAAACTAGGTGGCCCTTACAAATTATTAAATCTCGGATGGATCATTCCGCGATTTCTTCGCGATGCGATGTACGGATTTGTCGCTAAAAACCGCTACGCGTGGTTTGGCAAAGAAGAAACATGTCGCATTCCGACCCCCGAAGAACGCTCTTATCTTCTCCCTTAG
- a CDS encoding LON peptidase substrate-binding domain-containing protein: MEVFLFPLVNVTLFPRTTKPLNIFEPRYLAMIKEAAAKNIPVALGYIEDPGKVTSVKPGEHVPFVREIAGYGTVQIIEERLNGTLLVFLQGQGKVRLGKVLESGTPYIVCEGQILPEKTVLDHSAELELTSLYKILSRWVYTHIHDPSQRDMFMRHLNLPEEIVGSFASYLVRDYDLQQMVLEYDDLNEKIRFLHRLMESNELTT, from the coding sequence ATGGAAGTTTTTCTTTTTCCACTGGTGAACGTCACATTATTTCCTAGAACGACGAAGCCCCTCAACATATTTGAGCCGCGTTATTTAGCTATGATCAAAGAGGCCGCGGCCAAAAATATTCCAGTGGCATTAGGGTACATCGAAGATCCCGGGAAAGTGACATCCGTAAAACCCGGAGAGCACGTGCCGTTTGTGCGCGAAATCGCAGGTTATGGAACCGTGCAAATCATCGAAGAAAGGCTGAACGGAACTTTGCTGGTCTTCTTGCAAGGCCAAGGCAAGGTGCGCTTAGGGAAGGTTTTAGAAAGCGGAACTCCCTATATTGTTTGTGAAGGTCAGATCTTGCCGGAAAAAACCGTTTTGGATCATTCGGCCGAGTTGGAGTTAACATCGCTTTATAAAATCTTATCGCGTTGGGTGTACACCCACATTCACGATCCTAGTCAGCGGGATATGTTTATGCGCCACCTCAACTTGCCCGAAGAGATCGTCGGCAGTTTTGCGTCTTATTTGGTGCGAGACTATGATTTGCAGCAAATGGTTTTGGAATACGATGATTTGAATGAAAAAATCCGCTTCCTACATCGTTTGATGGAATCAAATGAACTGACGACCTAA
- a CDS encoding COX15/CtaA family protein, with product MTKPQYKKLAFSLLVYTILVILWGAWVRISHSGDGCGDTWPLCHGQLIPEAQRGKTWVEYGHRLMSGIYGFVVIYFWWAARKIYPQGHFARKMALATLFFMISEALLGAKLVLFGLVTDNDTPYRAFIMALHQLNSFMLTGVVALAMASALADTALPKPTPADKKYRWLPWIIVALGVTGAWASLSNQLFPTADWLSALADDFSSDSHYLVRLRVAHPILAITFGGGLALFFWLKAQTSESILIERRSYQMSLCLITGLIFGVLTLLLHAPVWMKIAHLALAHTIWVVLLQWVYFVRTHEVRLEKLAT from the coding sequence ATGACCAAGCCTCAATACAAGAAACTTGCATTTAGCCTTCTCGTTTACACGATTTTAGTGATCCTTTGGGGGGCTTGGGTGCGTATTTCCCATTCGGGCGATGGTTGTGGCGACACCTGGCCGCTTTGTCACGGCCAATTGATTCCCGAAGCACAGCGCGGAAAAACCTGGGTGGAATACGGTCATCGCCTGATGTCGGGAATTTATGGCTTTGTCGTGATTTATTTTTGGTGGGCGGCGCGAAAGATTTATCCCCAAGGACATTTTGCACGCAAGATGGCTTTAGCCACTTTATTCTTTATGATCTCGGAAGCCTTGCTCGGCGCAAAACTTGTTTTGTTTGGCCTCGTGACAGACAACGACACTCCTTACCGTGCTTTCATCATGGCTTTACATCAGCTCAACTCTTTTATGCTGACGGGAGTTGTCGCTCTGGCCATGGCGTCCGCTTTAGCCGACACCGCCCTTCCTAAGCCCACACCCGCTGATAAAAAATACCGATGGCTCCCCTGGATTATCGTGGCCCTAGGAGTGACCGGAGCTTGGGCTTCACTCTCCAATCAACTCTTTCCCACGGCAGATTGGCTCTCCGCCTTGGCCGATGATTTTTCTAGTGACTCTCATTATCTTGTTCGCCTACGAGTGGCGCATCCGATATTGGCGATCACCTTCGGTGGCGGACTTGCCTTATTTTTCTGGCTTAAAGCGCAGACTTCAGAATCCATTTTGATTGAGCGGCGCTCTTATCAGATGAGCTTATGCCTGATCACGGGTCTTATTTTTGGCGTCCTGACTTTGCTTTTGCACGCCCCGGTGTGGATGAAAATTGCGCACTTGGCTTTGGCCCACACCATTTGGGTGGTGCTTTTACAATGGGTGTACTTTGTGCGCACTCACGAAGTGCGTTTAGAAAAACTAGCGACTTAG
- a CDS encoding cation diffusion facilitator family transporter, translating to MSDKHAHHHHSHADGKHHHHHHHSHGAALGNMTWAFALNLSFSIIELVGGILTNSVAILSDALHDFGDAVAMLLAIGLEKFSHKKSDHHFSYGYRRFSTLGAVITGGILIVGSIMILIEAVPRLINPQQPHADGMIALAVLGLTVNGYAAYRVSKGESLNEKMLMWHMIEDVLGWAMVFVGAIVMKFFDLPQLDAGMAIALALWIMYNVFRNLREAVDVFLMATPANASVADVEELIKKIPGVKAIHHSHLWSLDGQSHIFTAHVVLAAESSFEDVLQVKADIKKKVSSLGIIEATIETELLGMECIDPEHSS from the coding sequence ATGTCAGACAAACACGCCCACCATCATCATTCTCACGCCGACGGAAAACATCACCACCATCATCACCATTCTCATGGTGCGGCTCTAGGGAATATGACGTGGGCCTTTGCGCTGAATTTGTCGTTTTCAATTATCGAACTGGTGGGTGGAATTTTAACGAACTCGGTGGCGATCTTAAGTGATGCCCTTCATGATTTCGGTGACGCAGTAGCTATGCTTTTAGCTATTGGTTTAGAGAAGTTTTCGCATAAAAAAAGCGACCATCATTTTTCCTATGGCTATCGCCGCTTTTCAACTTTAGGAGCGGTTATCACCGGGGGCATTTTAATTGTCGGATCTATCATGATTCTGATTGAAGCCGTGCCTCGCTTAATAAATCCGCAACAACCTCATGCCGATGGGATGATCGCGTTAGCCGTTTTAGGTCTTACGGTGAACGGGTACGCCGCTTATCGCGTGTCCAAAGGTGAAAGCCTGAATGAGAAAATGCTGATGTGGCATATGATCGAAGATGTTCTGGGCTGGGCCATGGTTTTTGTGGGGGCCATCGTGATGAAATTCTTTGATCTGCCACAATTAGATGCAGGTATGGCGATCGCTTTGGCTTTGTGGATTATGTACAATGTCTTTCGCAATCTTCGTGAAGCGGTGGATGTGTTTTTAATGGCGACACCCGCCAATGCCAGCGTGGCCGATGTGGAGGAGTTGATAAAAAAAATCCCCGGGGTCAAAGCCATCCATCACAGTCACTTGTGGTCGCTAGATGGACAAAGTCATATCTTCACCGCTCATGTGGTGCTGGCCGCGGAAAGTTCTTTTGAGGATGTTTTGCAGGTGAAAGCGGACATAAAAAAGAAGGTTTCAAGCTTAGGCATTATCGAAGCGACAATTGAAACGGAGCTTTTGGGAATGGAATGCATAGATCCCGAGCACTCTTCCTAA
- a CDS encoding response regulator, with product MEIKKQYKPLIALGLVLSLLAIKVWFLRSSFQAVEEQQNWVSHTVKVQNELELAISSCKDAQTGIRGFLLTKNQNHIALYEQGTSQALYHIDRVIDLSKDNPSQQDAARSVEQSFKRYFEKLEVLKKLRSLGDGAALNLALSETQGVMDVIRRQVNEMIDKEQVLLDQRMDAAANQKQYFYWTLYASNIFLATVLAAAFFQISTNMLRATKEAEKKEIENHRKSILSSMAQAVAEDHSPETAGEAILKELERFFGIVAGKVYVIEGAQLAEVASHGASNTESQKWDRHKGLLGSALEKSHLTQLSDVPANYWKISSGLGEMPPKALVLVPFSFQEKKMGIVEMAVKEFFTAEQIETVQSLTETMGVGMSSALSKKQLEALLDKTQQQSAELQAQQEELRASNEELEQQARALESQQQALNIKNKELESTQSQLELRAQDLERSTQYKSEFLAKMSHELRTPLNGLLILSTLLVENKEKNLNDQQKQFAQSINNAGNDLLMLINDILDLSKIEARKLSLKAEDFLLGEMLDSMKLMFEPQTKAKNLDLVIDVSSADRNLNLHTDRQRLEQILRNFLSNALKFTHEGSITLRAVSVDRGQGVDIFVVDTGIGIPAEKQQLIFEAFEQADSSVSRQYGGTGLGLTISRELATLLGGSIKLTSQHQKGSSFSIHIPIILPSSQGDGPAPLMVPDRAVKPRQMPEPDIAKKDENATLIKKQAQEAIKDVGDEKTILVVEDDDAFRTSVVEAIKSYGFKPIQAADGEVALAILKIHVPSAILLDIKLPGISGLGILEMIKQMPHLRHIPVHMISGLEYQQNALRMGALGYLTKPVTIDKVRSAIERIESLISSRVRKVLLIEDDKTQSLAVSELISADDIEVVPAKTGKEAVDLIQQSVFDCIILDLVLPDLSGFDLLEALSKLEISLPPIVIYTGKDLTSQEESYLRKFSESIIIKGVRSPERLLDEVSLFLHRVESLLPAATRELLTQLRSQEKAFEGKTVLIADDDIRNIFALTSALESKGLKVEIARDGVEALSVLDKKPHIDVVLMDIMMPKMDGFEAMRQIRKNPLPRINKIPIIAVTAKAMKEDHEKCIEAGANDYLPKPINLDNLSTILKVWLAPKGLFD from the coding sequence ATGGAAATCAAAAAGCAGTACAAACCGCTCATCGCCTTGGGTTTAGTTCTAAGTTTATTGGCCATCAAGGTGTGGTTTCTACGATCCAGTTTTCAAGCCGTCGAAGAACAGCAAAATTGGGTCAGCCACACTGTCAAAGTACAAAACGAGTTGGAGTTGGCGATCTCCTCTTGCAAGGACGCCCAAACGGGAATTCGTGGGTTTCTTTTAACAAAAAATCAAAATCATATCGCGCTTTATGAACAGGGCACAAGTCAGGCCCTTTATCATATTGACCGAGTCATTGATCTTTCTAAAGACAACCCCTCTCAACAAGATGCCGCGCGCTCGGTGGAACAAAGTTTTAAACGCTATTTTGAAAAACTAGAGGTCCTTAAAAAACTCCGGTCGTTGGGCGACGGAGCCGCATTGAATTTGGCTTTGAGTGAAACCCAAGGCGTGATGGATGTCATTCGCCGGCAGGTCAACGAGATGATCGATAAAGAGCAAGTCTTGCTGGATCAACGCATGGATGCCGCTGCCAATCAAAAACAATATTTTTATTGGACACTGTATGCCTCCAATATTTTTCTGGCGACGGTTTTAGCGGCGGCCTTCTTTCAAATATCGACAAATATGTTGCGAGCCACGAAAGAGGCTGAAAAGAAAGAGATCGAAAATCATCGCAAATCTATTTTGTCTTCTATGGCCCAAGCCGTGGCGGAAGATCACTCGCCGGAAACGGCGGGTGAAGCCATTCTTAAGGAGCTAGAACGCTTTTTTGGTATCGTGGCCGGCAAGGTCTACGTGATCGAAGGGGCGCAGCTTGCAGAGGTCGCCAGTCATGGAGCGAGCAACACAGAGTCGCAAAAATGGGATCGTCATAAAGGTCTATTGGGTTCGGCGCTAGAAAAATCTCATTTGACCCAATTAAGTGATGTTCCTGCCAATTACTGGAAGATTTCTTCAGGGCTTGGAGAGATGCCGCCGAAAGCTTTGGTTCTTGTGCCGTTTTCATTTCAAGAAAAGAAAATGGGTATTGTCGAGATGGCGGTGAAAGAGTTTTTTACCGCAGAACAAATTGAAACAGTTCAGTCTTTGACCGAGACCATGGGGGTCGGTATGAGCTCGGCTCTTTCCAAAAAACAGCTGGAAGCCTTGCTTGATAAGACGCAACAGCAATCCGCCGAGCTCCAAGCCCAACAAGAAGAGTTGCGGGCGTCCAATGAAGAGTTGGAGCAGCAAGCACGCGCTTTGGAAAGTCAGCAACAGGCTTTAAATATCAAGAATAAAGAACTAGAAAGCACTCAGTCCCAATTAGAATTGCGCGCTCAGGATTTGGAAAGATCCACTCAATATAAATCCGAATTTTTGGCGAAAATGTCACATGAGCTGCGCACGCCGCTGAATGGGCTTTTGATTTTGTCGACGTTGTTGGTGGAAAACAAAGAAAAAAACCTCAACGATCAGCAAAAACAATTTGCCCAGTCCATTAATAATGCCGGCAATGATTTATTAATGCTGATTAACGATATCTTAGATTTATCAAAAATCGAGGCTCGAAAATTAAGCTTGAAGGCCGAGGATTTCCTTTTAGGAGAAATGCTTGATTCCATGAAGTTAATGTTTGAGCCTCAGACCAAGGCGAAAAACCTGGACTTGGTCATCGATGTTTCAAGTGCCGATAGAAATCTCAATCTGCACACCGATCGTCAAAGGCTTGAGCAGATTTTACGAAATTTCCTTTCCAATGCTCTTAAATTCACCCATGAAGGCTCCATCACGCTTCGCGCGGTTTCTGTGGACCGGGGACAAGGTGTCGATATCTTTGTTGTCGATACCGGTATTGGTATCCCGGCGGAAAAACAACAATTGATCTTTGAGGCTTTCGAACAAGCCGATAGCTCTGTAAGCCGTCAATATGGGGGAACGGGCTTAGGCCTCACAATCTCTAGGGAGCTTGCTACGTTGTTGGGAGGTTCCATCAAATTGACCAGCCAGCACCAAAAAGGAAGTTCTTTCTCGATTCACATTCCGATCATTTTACCGTCCTCTCAAGGCGATGGTCCCGCTCCCTTAATGGTCCCAGATCGCGCCGTGAAGCCGCGACAAATGCCAGAGCCAGACATCGCCAAAAAGGACGAGAATGCCACATTGATAAAAAAACAAGCCCAAGAGGCGATCAAAGATGTGGGCGATGAAAAAACTATTCTGGTTGTGGAAGATGATGATGCTTTCCGCACCTCGGTGGTGGAAGCCATTAAGTCTTATGGCTTTAAGCCGATTCAAGCCGCCGATGGAGAGGTCGCTCTGGCCATTCTAAAAATCCATGTTCCGTCCGCGATTCTTTTGGATATCAAACTGCCGGGAATCAGTGGATTGGGTATTTTAGAGATGATCAAGCAAATGCCTCATCTGCGGCACATCCCGGTCCATATGATCTCGGGTCTAGAGTATCAGCAAAATGCGTTGCGCATGGGGGCTTTGGGTTATCTGACAAAACCGGTGACTATTGATAAAGTCCGCTCGGCCATCGAACGCATTGAAAGTTTAATCTCTTCGCGGGTGCGAAAAGTTCTTTTGATCGAAGACGATAAGACGCAAAGCTTGGCGGTGTCCGAATTGATTTCCGCGGATGACATTGAAGTTGTTCCCGCAAAAACAGGCAAAGAAGCCGTGGACCTCATTCAACAATCTGTTTTTGATTGTATCATCCTGGATTTGGTACTGCCGGATCTTTCGGGGTTTGATCTTTTGGAAGCTCTTTCTAAACTTGAGATTTCTTTGCCTCCGATTGTGATCTACACCGGTAAAGATCTGACTTCCCAGGAAGAATCTTATCTTCGTAAGTTCTCTGAAAGTATTATCATCAAGGGAGTGCGTTCGCCGGAAAGATTGCTGGATGAAGTCAGCTTGTTCTTGCATCGGGTGGAGTCTTTGTTGCCGGCGGCCACGCGCGAACTTTTAACTCAGCTGCGTTCTCAAGAGAAAGCCTTTGAAGGGAAAACTGTTTTAATTGCGGATGATGATATTCGTAATATTTTTGCTTTGACCAGTGCCCTTGAGTCAAAAGGGCTGAAAGTTGAAATCGCCCGAGATGGCGTCGAAGCTTTAAGTGTCTTGGATAAAAAGCCCCATATCGATGTCGTGCTGATGGATATCATGATGCCTAAAATGGATGGCTTCGAAGCGATGCGCCAGATCCGTAAAAATCCTCTGCCGCGGATTAATAAGATTCCGATCATTGCGGTGACCGCGAAGGCGATGAAAGAAGATCATGAAAAATGCATCGAGGCGGGGGCTAATGACTATCTGCCGAAGCCGATCAATTTAGATAATCTTTCCACGATCTTGAAGGTGTGGTTGGCGCCGAAAGGACTTTTTGATTGA